The following nucleotide sequence is from Streptomyces sp. HUAS CB01.
CCGAGCGCCTCGTCGGTGAGGGGGCCGGGGGTCGGCCTCCCGTCGGCGGGGGTGGCGGGGTGCGGTGGCGCGACCGCCGCGGTGCCGGGGGGCGGCGTGGGATCGGCGTACGGTGCCGTTCCGGCCGGGGGTTCCGCCGCCACAGGTCCCGGGGCCGGTGCCGCGGGGCCCGTGGCCTCGCCGGCCGGCGCCTCGCCGCCGTCCGCACCGGGATCGAACGCATGGACAGCCGACGCCTCGGGGGCCGGTGTTCCCCGGACCGGCGGTCCGACGGCCGGGGTCACGGGGCCCACGGCCGCCTCGACGGCCGGTGCCCCGGTGCCGGCCGCAGGGTCCTGCGGCGAGGCGGTGCCGGCCTGGGGCTCCGCCGCCGCGGTGCCGGACGGGGCCTCGGCAGCCGTGGTACTCGTCACGAGCCATTCGGTGACGCCGCTGGTGGTGGTCCGGCGGGTGCCGTTCAGGGTGAGGGCGAGGTCGTGGCCGTCCCGGTGACGCAGGACCAGGGTGGCGCTGACGTCCGCGGGCCACGCGGCGGCGGGTGCGACCGCACCCGCGCCGTGGGCCAGGAGACGGGCGGCGGGGCGTCCCATGACCTCGGCGGGGGCATAGCCGAGCAGCCGGCGGGCTCCCTCGCTCCAGCCCGTCACGACGCCCTGCTCGCTGACGACCGCCGTCGCGGTGGGCGGGAGACGCCCGGGGGCCGGTCCGGCCACGTCAGGCCGGTCGCCGGGGATCGTGGCGGGCGGTTGTGCGAGGTCGGGCCGGTCGCCGGCCGGGGCGGGCTGCGCGGTGCCGGGAGGCTCGCCCGGTGAGGTGGGAAGTCGTTCCATCGCCGCTCATCTCGCCCCTTTGCTCGTGCCGTGACCGGAAGGGTGCACCGGCTCGCGACGCCCTGCACGACACCTCGCCGCGTTGTCGCCCCACCACGTCCGGTACGAGGGCGATCCTCCGCCTTGCGGAGCACCGCACCGGACGCCGCGACCTTCCCGGCGGAACTTCCCGTTCACCGCACTGGTCGGCCCGTGGCCTTGGCTGCTGCCGGGGGGCCTCACGGCCAGGGCTCTCGTCACCAGCATGATCCTGGGCGGCGCGGAACACCAACGCGGACGCCCTCCCGGCGTGGCCTCCCCGCGGGCTCCCGCTGCGTGCGGTGCGGTGCGGTCGGCCGTGCCGCCGGCCCTGCCTTCCGGCGAGCGCGGCCGACGCGTGGGCGTCTACGCCGTCGTCCCCGGGCCCCGGCTGTTGGGGCATCTCACGGCGAGGGCCGCGATGTCGTCGTCGAGCCGGCCGCCGCTGTAGCGGAGCAGGTCCCGGTGGAGCCGGTCGAGCAGGTCCCGCGGCGCCGCCGGGCCGTTCCGCCGCATCCACTCCGGCAGCGGGAAGAAGTCGCCGGCGCGGTCCCGGGTCTCCGTCACGCCGTCCGTGTACAGCAGCAGGTGGTCGCCGGGGTCGAAGGAGACGGTGTCCACGTAGTAGTGGTCGCCGATGAGCGCCGCCAGATTCAGCGGTGGAGAAGGAGTGGACGGCTCCAGGACGCGGATCTCACCGCGGTGGACGAGCATCGGCGGGGGATGGCCGCAGTTGAGGATCCGGATGGCGCCGCCGTCGTGCGGGATCTCGACGAGTATCGCGGTGGCGAAGCGCTCGGGCAGTTCCTGGGTGGGGAACGCGGCGCTGTAGCGGGTGATGCTCGTCTCCAGCCGCCGGGTGATGCCGCGGAGGTCGGGCTGGTCGTAGGCGTTCTCCCGGAAGCAGTTGATCACCGCGGAGGCGGCGCCCACGGCCGACAGGCCCTTGCCCCGTACGTCACCGATGAGCAGGCGCACGCCGTACGGGGTGTCGGCCACCTCGTAGAAGTCGCCGCCGATCCGGGCCTGCTCCTGGGCCGCCAGGTACAGCGACTCGATCTCGACGTCGTTGATACGGCTCGGCAGCGGCCGCAGCAGGACCTTCTGGGCGGCGTCGGCGACGAGCCGCACGTGGAACAGCGCCTCCTCCCGCTGGATCCGGACGTGGCTCGCGTACGCGGCCGCCAGTGTCACCAGGACGATCGCGGCCGCCGTGTACGGCGTGCCCAGATCGGTGTAGAAGAAGCTGAGGCTGATCATGACCAGCAGGCAGAAGCCCCCCAGCAGGACCGTGGGGAGCACGGGCCACATCGCCGCGGCGAGGGCGGGTGCGGCGGGCAGGAGGCGGCTGAAGGCGATCTCCCTCGGCGTGGAGAACGCCAGCGAGGAGATGAGGACCGTGAGGATCGCCGGTGACAGCAGCACAGCCTTCCACCGGGCTCCGTAGAAACGACGAGGGCGCCGCAGCCGACCGGACATGATCACAAAATGCATCATATCCGGGCAAAAGGCTTGCCGAGATTCGGCCGGGACGGACCGACGGTCCCGCACGGGTGGTCGCAACCGGGCGCTCGGCGTCGGACCGGCCCGCGAGGCATGGGGGGCGGGTCTGACATGCTCATGCATTCGTGCAGGTGCGGTATGTGAACGGCCTTGCGGCCCGCGTGGCATCCTGTGGTCACCTGCCGGACGTGAGAGTGCGAGGAGCCCACCGTGACGTCGAACCCGGGTCTCGAAGTACGCCCCCTCGCCCCCGGCGACCGGGAGGCCTGGGAACCGCTGTGGCAGGCGTACCTGGACTTCTACGAGCACACCCTTCCGCCGGCGGTCACCGATCTGACGTGGACGCGGATCGCCGACCCGGCCGAGCCGGTGGGAGGACTCGGCGCGTGGGCCGGCGGCGAGCTCACCGGCATCTGCCACCACGTGCTGCACCGCTCGACATGGGCCGCCGGCACGTACTGCTACCTGGAGGACCTGTTCACCGCCCCCGGCGCCCGCGGCCGCGGTGTGGGCCGGGCCCTGATCGAGGCCACGGCCGCCGCGGCGCGCGAGGCCGGCGCGGAGAAGCTCTACTGGCAGACGCACCGGGACAACGCCACCGCACGCGCCCTCTACGACCGGCTGGCCCGCCACGAGGGATTCCTCGTCTACGAGCGTCCCCTCGACTGATCCGGGCGTCAGTCCCTCCGGGCCACCAGGCGGTAGGCGTTGCACAGCCCGAGACGTGCCGAGAAGGGCGCGACCGCCTGGTCCAGGAGCGCCGCCGCCACCAGCGCCGGGACGCCCGCCAGCAGCGCCGCGCCCCGCAGCGCACGGTGCAGCCGGCCGACGGGCGGGAGCCATGGAAGGTCGTCGCGCGGCGCCGCGCCCTCCAGGGCCAGCCACACCGCGGCCACCAGGTCCACCGGCTCGTGCGCCGACCGGTGCTGCTCCGCCACCACCGTGAACCCCAGCTCCACCAGCGCGTCCCGGAGATTGCCCACCGGCACGAGGTGGAGGTGCTGGGGCTGGAGCCAGGGGAGCCACCAGTGGCCGAGCAGCCGCGCGTACCGGCTCTCCGGGTCCGGTACCTCCACCACCAGGTGCCCGCCCGGGCGCAGCGACGTCCGGGCCGCCTCCAGCTCCCGGCGCGGTTCCGTGCTGTGCTCCAGGTAGTGGAACAGGCTCACGACGTCGTACTCGCCCGCGAGGTCCGGCGCCAGTTCGGTGAAGCCGCCCCGGAGGCCGCGTTCCACCCGCCCCCGCCGCTCGGCCAGCTCCGCCCCCTCGGAGCGGTCGAGCCCGTCGAACACCACCTCCGGCAGGACGGTCCGGGCCACCTCGCAGAAGTGCCCGTGCCCGGTGCCCACGTCGAGCCACCGCTTCGCCCCGCCGAGAAGCGGCCGCACGGACTCCGCGCGGCGCCGGTAGGACGTGGTGCGCCCGCCGAACATCCCGTCGAGCTGCTGCTCGCCCAGTCCGTCGTAGAAGTCGCGGTAGTAGAAGGCGAGGCCCCGGTCGTTCAGCCGGGGGTTCTGGAAGAGATGGCCGCAGGAGTGGCAGCGGTCGACCCGGAACCGGCCCGGCTTGTGCTGCAGCAGGTCCGGGGTCCGCAGATGACCGCCGACGCGGGCCGACCCGCACCAGGGGCAGCTGTGGCGCAACGGCTCGAAGAACGCCTGTGGGCCCTCGGCCAGCTCGGCCGCGTACTCCGGTCTGAGTCCCCTCACCGTCTCCCGCCGGGCCCGGCGTCTGCGGGAGCGCTCCTCGCGCCTCGTCATCCCTCCTCCTTGTCCTGGAGCTTGTCCTGGAGCTCGCCGGCAAGCAGCTGCTCGAGATGGTCCGCCGCGGCCGCGGCCCCGCCCGCCGCGCGCAGCGCCGACCCGACGGCACGGGCGGCGGCCCGGTGGCCGGGATCGTCCAGCACGGCTTCCACGGCGGGCCCGATACGGGCCGCGGTGGCCCGGCCGAACCGGACACGGACCCCGGCCCCCGCGTCGCAGACCTGCGCGGCGACGATGGGCTGGTCGTCCCGGATGGGCGCGACGACGAGGGGAACCCCGTGCCACAGGGCCTCGACCACCGTGTTGTGACCGGCATGGCAGACGACCGCGTCCACCCGCCTCAGCAGCGCGAGCTGCGGCACGGCGGGGAGGGCGAGCAGATCCCCGTCCGGCCGTACGGAGCCGGGCCCCGGCCCCGTACCCGTAGGCGGAGCCGTCCCGTCCGGTCCGGCGGCGCCGAGAACGCCCTCCGGGTCGACGACGACGGCCTGCAGCCGGTCCGCCCGCGCCCGCAGGGCCTCGGCACACGCCGTCAGGAACCGCCCTCCCGCATCCGTGTTCGCCGTGCCGAGCGTGACCAGGACCGTCGCCCGCCCGGGGTCCAGCCACTCCCACGGGAAGCCGGCCGCGGACGGACGGGCGGCCAGCGAAGGGCCCACCCACCGGATCCCGTCGCCGCCCCGGGCGGGCCGCCCGGCCAGCTCCGGCGTGGTGAAGGCCAGCACCAGACGCGGGGAGAAGCGCGGATCCGCCGTGCCCTCCGGATCCCCGATGCGCAGCCGCAGCTCCCGCAGGAGCGCGTCGTTCCACGCCGCGACCTTCGGCATCGACGCCAGCGCGTCGGTGAACTCGGCCGGCGTCGTCGCCGACGTCGCCCACGGCACGCCGAGGCGCTCCGCGACCAGCGCCCCCGCCGGCGCCTGCTGGTCCGCCACGACCACGTCGGGCCGGAACTCCAGCACCGCGTCCCGCACACCGTCGGCCATCGCGTCCGCGAGCGGCACCAGGAACCGCTCCCACAGGAACCGCAGCGCCTCGGGGCCCCGGATGTCCGGCGGCCTGGCCGGACGGTCCGCGTCGGCCCAGGACACCGGGGAAGGGAAGACGTGCGCGTCCGGCCCGGCGAGACGGCGCACCAGTTCGGGCACCCCCGCCCACGCCACGTCATGGCCCCGGGAGGCCAGTTCCGCGGCGACGCCCACCAGCGGGTTGATGTGGCCGACGAGCGGCGGTACGACGAACAGGCAGCGGCTCACGGGACCTTCACCTCCACGGGCACGGCCGCCACCCGGCCGCCGCCCTCGTCACTGCTCTCGCCGCGGGTCCCGTCCCGGCCGTCCGCCGAGGCGTTCTCCGCGATCCACCCCAGCACGAGGTCGCGCACCCGGCCCGGCGCCTCCACCAGCACCGAGTGCTCGTGGCCCGGCACCAGCACCGTCCTGCACCGCGGCAGCAACGACCGCAGCCACGAGGCCTGTTCGCAGAGGTCGGAGTCGGCCCCGTAGACGGCGAGCACCGGGCGGTCCAGGGAGCGGAGCGCGTCCTCGGTGACGAGGTCGCAGACGGTCACCTCCGCGGCGATCGCGGTGTCGCGCACCAGCCGGCCGGCGGCCCTCGCCAGCCGGGCCGTGTGGCGCCCGCGGTGCGTGGCGATCCAGTCGAGCGCCTCGGTCTCGTTGGCGGTCATCTCGTGCCGTACCCGGTCCAGCAGGCCGGCGATCTTGCGTGCCCAGGAGGCCGTGGCCGGCTCCGACTCGACGACCGAGATGCTCGCGACCCGGTCCGGGTGGCGCAGGGCGTAGCCGAAGGACACGGTTCCGCCGAAGGAGTTGCCGACGAGATGCACCGGACCGTGGACCTCCAGCCGGTCGAGCAGCGCGCCGAGATCGTCCACGAACCTGTCGAGACCGTAGCCGCCGACCGGTCTGCCACTGCGGCCGTGCCCTCGGTGGTCGTACATCACGACGTCCAGCCCCGCCGCCGCGAACGCGGGGGCCACGGTGAAGTAGTAGCTGGCCAGGCTGTCGGTGAGCAGCCCGTGCAGCAGGACGACGGTCTCCCGCCCGGGCCGTCCGTCGCCGGGGCCGAGGCGCTGGACGTGCAGGCGGGCTCCGGCGACATCGATGATCGCCATCGGTCAGGCCGCCCCCGCGCTCTTCAGGCACCGCGCGACGTGCTCGACGAGCCGGCCGACGGTGAGCTCGATGATGTCGTCGAGCTCCATCGACGCCACGAACTCGGCGAAGTTGACGTCGCGCCCGTACCGGGCCTCCAGATGACCGGCCAGCGTGACCAGGTCGATGCTCTCGAACTCCAGGTCCCTGCTGAACCGTGTCTCCATCCCGACCTCCGCGTCGTCGAGGCCGTCGTCCTCGAGCACCTGCGCGATCATGGCCGTGATGTCGGCGAGTATCGCGTCCTCGTCCGCCCCCGACGGACCCGTCGGCCGATTCGTGGTCAAGTCCCGTCCTCCTTCTTCTCCGTGCCCGACCCGCCCCGTTCCGGTCCCTCGGTCCACGCCACGACGTACGAACGCGCGGGCAGCCCCGGTGGGTTGTCCACCTCTTCGCACCGGACCGGGTACGTGCGGACCGGAGTGCCCGAGGTGTCCCGCACCTCGACGGTGAGCCGGTCCCCGGACGCCGCCACGACGGCGAAGTCCTTGGGGCGGCCGCCGAAGCCCGTTCCCTCCGCCTTGGCCGCCGCCTCCTTCGCCGCCCAGAACCGGGTGAACCAGAGAGCCTCGGAAGCGCCCGGGTCCACCCCGGTGTCCGTGCCGCTCCGGGTGCGACAGGCCGTCAGCAGCACGCGTTCGCCCGGATCCAGGGCGGCGGCCAGCGTGGCCCCGGACGGCTCGGCGATCTCCTCGATGTCGATGCCGGGGCCGGTGACCGCGCCGCCGACGGGATCCGGGCCGCCCGGGCGCACGATCGCCACCGCCGCCTCGGCCCGGTGGGCGAGGGACACGGCCAGCGGTGGGAGGGCCCGTCCGTGCGTCCCGGCCACCCGGGGGCGTCCCCGGTCGTCGTTGTCGACCGCCAGCTCGGCGGGGAAGACCGGGCCCTCACCCCGCTGCCACAGCCACTGCCGCACGGCGTCCTTGGCGGCGATCCGGCCCAGCAGCCACTGCCTCCGCCCGCGCGGCGACTGCCGTTCGTAGACGGCGCGTTCGGCGCCACCCAGCATGTTGCGCATGATCAGGTCGCGTGACGCCAGGTCCGGCCAGCGTTCGTGGACCAGCACCCAGCCGCCGGGGCGGGCCATGGACAGGGTGTGGCGTTCCGGGAAGCGCTCGACCGGACGCGTGTGCGGATCGTTGTCGAAGCGGCGGTCCTGCCAGCCGTGCAGCTCGGCCCAGACCCGGCCGCCGTACGTCAGCAGGGCGTCCGCCTCGAGGAGATCATCGGTGAGCGAGGTGACACGCACCAGGCACTCGACCTCGCTGCCGGGCAGCGGGGCCGGGCCGAAGAACCGCATGCGGCGCATCCGGACCGGGAACACGACCGTCCGCTCGGAGGCGGTCGCCATGATCCAGTAGCCGAGGACCTGCCCCACGTTGTCCAGGAGCGCCCCGGGCGCCGGCGGTGTGGTCAGCACCGCGCGGACGTGCCGCCCGCCGATGCCGCGCAGTGCGGTGACCCCTTGGTACGCGGGGCCGTGGAACATCCAGCGCTCGTCGTACAACTGGGCCGCCGAGTGGTCGGGGACGCGCTCGTCACGGAAGTCCGCCGGATCCCGGGGAGGCGGGGGCGCCGGGTGGTTCGCGGCGACCTCGACCACCGCGCGTGCGTGCGGCCCGAACGAAACGGCCACCCGTCCCGGGCCCGCGGGGGTGCCGGTGACCGTCACGTCCGCCGGCTCGGCGGCCGTCAGCCACCGGTCGAACCGGGCGTCGTGCACGGCGATCGCACGCATTCCGGGTGCGCTGCGCTCGGCCGCCTCCATCAGGTGGTGGACGATCGTCGTGGCCGGGACGACGGGCCAGCGGTCGGCCACGTCGGGCCAGTCCGCCCGCTGCCGGAAGAAGCAGTGGTCGAGCAGGTACGGCATCGCGTCGGTGCCCACCCGGACCGTGTGCACGGAGCGGACGGGTGGGGTCGCGGCGGGATCCGGCCCGGTAGGGGTTCCGTGGGGACGGGCCGCGGGCGGGGTCCGGAGGGGCCGGGCCGCGGGACGGTGTGTCGGGGCGGGACCGTGGTGGCGCCCCGTGCCGCCCGGCCGGGGCACCGGCGAGGGCCTGCGGCCGGCCGCCTCGATGAGCTCGGCGGCCGTGGCCGCCGTCTCCCGCATCAGTGCGTTGAGTTCCGCCAGTGCCGGGAACCGGTCAGCCGGGTCCCCGGCCCCGGTTCCGGCAGGCTCGTGCGGCCGGCCGCGGACGGCCGACGGTCCCACGGCACCTCCTGCCACGGCGTGTTCCGCCGTACCGTCGCCCGCCCGTCCGGGCCCGGCAGGCGCCGGGGCGTCCTCCGTCGGCGTGCCCGTACCGGCCGGGGAGCGCCCGTGCGCCGTGAGCAGCGACAGCCGCAGCTCGGAGAGCACGTCCGGGGCCAGGGACACCAACCCGCCGCTCAGATCGAGCCGTACCGGAGGGCGCGACGGCACGTTGCCACTGCCACTGCCACTGCCACTGCCACTGCCACTGCCACTGCCACTGCCACTGCCACCGCCACCGACCGGTCCGGAGGCGGGCATCGGCGTCGTGGCCGGCGCCACCGTGCGCGCGGGGGAGGTCCGGACGCCCGCCGCGCCGTCACAGCGGTCGATCACGTGCGGATCGACCGCCGCACCCTCCGCCCACAGTGCCACCGCCACCCGTCGCAGCTGCGCCAGGCCCGGGCGGTGCGGAGTGTTGGCCGCGACCACGAGATGGTCGCGCCCCGCGAGGGTGTCGCCGATGAGCGACCCGAGGGCTCCCGTACCGACCTGGACGAAGGCCCGGAACCCCGCCGCGTACAGTGCCTCGGTCAACTGGCGGAAGCGCACGGGCTCCAGCAGATGGCGGACGAACAACTCCCGTACGGCGGCCTCGTCACGGGGGAAGGGCGAGGCCGTCGTGCCCGACCAGACCGGCACGGTGGGCGTGTGCAGGGCGAAGCGCTCGGCCGCGGCACGGAACGGTCCCAGGGAGGGTTCCAGCATGGGCGTGTGGAACCCGGAGCGGAACGGCAGCACGCGGCACAGCACCCCCTCCGCACGGAACGCGCGGGCGAAGTCCTCGACCGCGTCCGGCGGTCCGCACACCATCGACTGGCGCGGCGCGTTGTCGTGGGACAGCGTCACCGGGAGTCCCAGGGCGTCCAGCCCCGCCCGTACGCGGTCCGCCGACGCACCCACCGCGGCGAACGCGAGGTCCGGCACCTCCACCGAGTCGGGGTCCAGCGAGGCCATGAAGTCGTCCACGGCGCGCTCGGCGTACAGGCCCGCGACCGCCATGGCCGTCCACTCGCCGATGCTGTGCCCGGCCACCGCCTCCGGTACGACGCCCATCCGGCGCAGCGCCGTGTACAGCAGCCTGCCCACCGCGACCACACCCAGCCCGTGCCGGCCGACGTCCCCGACCCGGGCCGCCGATCCGCCGCCCGACGGCCCCGGCGGGGGAGACCCGAAGCGGTCGGCGACATCGTCCACGCGCGGTTCGAACTCGCTTTCAAGTCCCGGGAAGACGAAGGCGATCCGGCCCGGACGCTCGCCGGCCAGCAGCGGGCACGGGGCGAACCACACGTCGCTTCGGCCGCGCCACGCCCTGCCCTTGGCGGTGACCCGGCGGGCGAGCGCCAGCCGCTTCGGTGTCGGACCGACGATGCCGAGACGGACCGGCCCCGCACTGCGGCTCGCCGGGGCGGCGAGCCCCGACGCCAGCACCGTCGCGTCATCGGCGTCCAGCGCGGCCGCGAGGTCCTCCGGCGTCCGGGCGGTGAGCAGCAGGACGCGCTCCGGCTCGATCACCCCGGCGACCGCGACCGCGCCTCCGGAACCGTGCCGCCCCTCGGAGGTACCGGCCGGGAACGCGGCGGCCGGCTGCTCGGGGGCAGCCGTGAACGGCGCCGCGTCCGGGGCCCGTTCTGGGACGTCCGGGGCGCTGTCGGGGGCGTGCCGGGCGACGTTCGGGGTGCCGTCCGGGGCGTGTCCGATGGCGACCGGGGCGTGGTGCGGGGCGTGTCCGGCGACGACCGGGGTGCTGTCCGGGGCGTGTCCGATGGCGACCGGGGCGTGGTGCGGGGCCTGTCCGGCGACGACCGGGGTGCTGTCCGGGACCTGTTCGAGGACGACATGGGCGTTGACCCCGCCGAACCCGAAGGCGTTCACCGCCGCCCGGCGCGGAGCTCCCCCGGGGCCGCACTCCCAGGGCGCCGCCTCGGCCAACGGGCGGAAACGCGTGCCGGCGAGCGCGGGATGGGGATCGTCGCAGTGCAGGGTCGGCAGCAGCGTCGCGTGGTGCACGGCGAGAGCCGCCTTCACCAGTCCGGCGACTCCCGCCGCAGGCATCGCGTGGCCGATCATCGACTTCACCGACCCAATCACCGCCCCCCGCCCGCCCGCGCCGCCGGCCGCGCGACCGTCCGGCGGCCCGAACACCTCACGCAGCGTGCGCAGTTCGGCCGCGTCGCCGGCGGGAGTGGCGGTGCCGTGGGCCTCCAGCAGACCGATCGACCCCGGCTCGGCGGGGTCCAGCCCGGCCGCCTCCCAGGCCCGCCGCACGGCACGGATCTGGCCGCCGGGGTCGGGGCTGACGAGTCCGCCCGTACGCCCGTCGCTCCCGACCGCCGTGCCCCGGACGACCGCGTAGACCCGGTCCCCGTCCCGTACCGCGTCCGCCAGCCGCTTCAGCACGACCACGCCGGTGCCCTCGCCGATGAGGATGCCGTCCGCGGCCCGGTGGAACGGGCGGATGCGCTGGCTGGGGGACAGGGCGCGAAGCTGGGAGAAGACGCTCCACAACGTGATGTCGTGGCAGTGGTGCACCCCGCCGGCGAGCATCAGGTCGCACCGGCCCGACGCCAGCTCGCCCACCGCCTGGTCCACGGCGACGAGCGAGGAGGCGCACGCGGCGTCCACGGTGTAGGCGGGACCGCGCAGATCGAGGCGGTTCGCCAGCCGGGAGGCGGCCAGATTGGGGACGAGCCCGATGGCGTTCTCCGGCCGGTCCGGACCCAGGCGCTCGGTGAACGCCTCCCGCACCCGGTCCAGCTGCTCCGCACCGATGTCCGGCAGCAACTCCCCGAGCGTGCGCACCAGCTGGGCCGCCGTGCGCACCCGCTGGTCCAGGCGGACCAGCCCCGGCGTCAGATAGCCGCCCCGGCCCAGCACGACACCGACCCGCTCCCGAGCGGGCAGCCGTTCCTCGCCACCGGCGTCCGCGAGGGCGGACGCCGCCACCTGGAGCGCGATCAGCTGGTCGGGCTCGGTACCGGACACCGAACTCGGCATGATGCCGAAACGGGTCACGTCCACGTCCGCCAGCGCGTCCACGAAACCGCCGCGCCGGCAGTACACCCGGTCCGCCGCGGCCGGGCCGTCGGCCGCTCCCGGGCGGTAGTACGCGGCGTCCCAGCGGCCCTCGGGCACCTCGCCGACGGCATCGACCCCGGCGACGAGATTGCGCCAGTACTCGGACAGGTCGCGGGCTCCCGGCAGGAGTACGGCCATGCCCGTGATGGCGACGGGGACACCGCGCCGGCCGCGGCCGCCTTCCGCGTACCCGTCCGCCGTCCCCCCGCCGCCGTCCGGCCCTCCGGCGGTCATGTCACCACTCCGAGGCGGTGTGGACGACCGCCCCGGCCGCCGGGTCGCCCCAGGCGAGCTCCCTCAGCAGCGCCAGTGGTCCTTCCTCCGGGTCGATCAGGGCGATCCCGCGCCGGGCGTACTCGCGTGCGAGCTCCGGGCCGACCATTCCGGAGTGGAGTCCGTCGGGCGCCCAGGGCCCCCAGTGGACCGTCAGCACCCGCCGTCCGGTACGGGCCCTCCACTGCTCGCCCAGGTTCTCCAGGGCGTCGTTGGCGGCCGCGTAGTCCGACTGCCCGCGGTTGCCGTACACCGCGGACACGCTGCCGAACAGGACGACGAACGACGGTCCGCCGTCGGGTATTTGGTCGAGCGCCGAGAGGAGCGCCGCGGCGCCCGCGACCTTGGTGCCGTACACCCTCTCGAACGACTCCACGGACTTCTCCGCGATGAGCCGGTCGTCGATGACCCCCGCGGCGTGGACGACCCCGTCGATGCGCCCGTGGTCGGCGTGGATCTCCTTCACCGCCTGCAGCACGGCCGCGGAGTCGCGGCAGTCGACGCTGCGGTAGCGGACCCGGCTCCCGGCGGCTTCGAGTGCCGCCAGGGTGGCGGCTATCTCCCGCTGGGCGAGGAGCAGTTCGGCCGCCCGGTCGATCTCGGCGGGGGAGCCGTACCCGCCTCGCGCGGCGAGCACGCGGCGCAGGGCCGCCCTGTCGCCGGCCGCCGCCGTCACCGGATCCTCCGGCCCGGTCGGAGCGGGCGTCCTGCCAAGGAGTTCGAGGCGGCAGCGGGAGGCACGGGCGAGCGCGACGGCGAAGGCGGCCGTGATGCCCCGGGCCCCACCGGTGA
It contains:
- a CDS encoding PP2C family protein-serine/threonine phosphatase, translating into MIMSGRLRRPRRFYGARWKAVLLSPAILTVLISSLAFSTPREIAFSRLLPAAPALAAAMWPVLPTVLLGGFCLLVMISLSFFYTDLGTPYTAAAIVLVTLAAAYASHVRIQREEALFHVRLVADAAQKVLLRPLPSRINDVEIESLYLAAQEQARIGGDFYEVADTPYGVRLLIGDVRGKGLSAVGAASAVINCFRENAYDQPDLRGITRRLETSITRYSAAFPTQELPERFATAILVEIPHDGGAIRILNCGHPPPMLVHRGEIRVLEPSTPSPPLNLAALIGDHYYVDTVSFDPGDHLLLYTDGVTETRDRAGDFFPLPEWMRRNGPAAPRDLLDRLHRDLLRYSGGRLDDDIAALAVRCPNSRGPGTTA
- a CDS encoding GNAT family N-acetyltransferase, which gives rise to MTSNPGLEVRPLAPGDREAWEPLWQAYLDFYEHTLPPAVTDLTWTRIADPAEPVGGLGAWAGGELTGICHHVLHRSTWAAGTYCYLEDLFTAPGARGRGVGRALIEATAAAAREAGAEKLYWQTHRDNATARALYDRLARHEGFLVYERPLD
- a CDS encoding class I SAM-dependent methyltransferase codes for the protein MTRREERSRRRRARRETVRGLRPEYAAELAEGPQAFFEPLRHSCPWCGSARVGGHLRTPDLLQHKPGRFRVDRCHSCGHLFQNPRLNDRGLAFYYRDFYDGLGEQQLDGMFGGRTTSYRRRAESVRPLLGGAKRWLDVGTGHGHFCEVARTVLPEVVFDGLDRSEGAELAERRGRVERGLRGGFTELAPDLAGEYDVVSLFHYLEHSTEPRRELEAARTSLRPGGHLVVEVPDPESRYARLLGHWWLPWLQPQHLHLVPVGNLRDALVELGFTVVAEQHRSAHEPVDLVAAVWLALEGAAPRDDLPWLPPVGRLHRALRGAALLAGVPALVAAALLDQAVAPFSARLGLCNAYRLVARRD
- a CDS encoding glycosyltransferase encodes the protein MSRCLFVVPPLVGHINPLVGVAAELASRGHDVAWAGVPELVRRLAGPDAHVFPSPVSWADADRPARPPDIRGPEALRFLWERFLVPLADAMADGVRDAVLEFRPDVVVADQQAPAGALVAERLGVPWATSATTPAEFTDALASMPKVAAWNDALLRELRLRIGDPEGTADPRFSPRLVLAFTTPELAGRPARGGDGIRWVGPSLAARPSAAGFPWEWLDPGRATVLVTLGTANTDAGGRFLTACAEALRARADRLQAVVVDPEGVLGAAGPDGTAPPTGTGPGPGSVRPDGDLLALPAVPQLALLRRVDAVVCHAGHNTVVEALWHGVPLVVAPIRDDQPIVAAQVCDAGAGVRVRFGRATAARIGPAVEAVLDDPGHRAAARAVGSALRAAGGAAAAADHLEQLLAGELQDKLQDKEEG
- a CDS encoding alpha/beta fold hydrolase, with the translated sequence MAIIDVAGARLHVQRLGPGDGRPGRETVVLLHGLLTDSLASYYFTVAPAFAAAGLDVVMYDHRGHGRSGRPVGGYGLDRFVDDLGALLDRLEVHGPVHLVGNSFGGTVSFGYALRHPDRVASISVVESEPATASWARKIAGLLDRVRHEMTANETEALDWIATHRGRHTARLARAAGRLVRDTAIAAEVTVCDLVTEDALRSLDRPVLAVYGADSDLCEQASWLRSLLPRCRTVLVPGHEHSVLVEAPGRVRDLVLGWIAENASADGRDGTRGESSDEGGGRVAAVPVEVKVP
- a CDS encoding acyl carrier protein encodes the protein MTTNRPTGPSGADEDAILADITAMIAQVLEDDGLDDAEVGMETRFSRDLEFESIDLVTLAGHLEARYGRDVNFAEFVASMELDDIIELTVGRLVEHVARCLKSAGAA